The Herminiimonas arsenitoxidans genome window below encodes:
- the rlmB gene encoding 23S rRNA (guanosine(2251)-2'-O)-methyltransferase RlmB, producing MKSKMIFGFHAVTARLRHEASSVEEIYIDAGRHDQRMKDLIRAAEGAKVRIIPADDARLSSIVGTRRHQGVVAKAGELSLARNLDELLDAIDGPPLLLVLDGITDPHNLGACLRVADGAGAHAVIAPKDRAVGLNATAAKVASGAADTVPYITVTNLARTLRELKERDIMLIGTTDDSEKGLYEADFSGPAALIMGSEGEGMRRLTRETCDVLVGIPMFGSVESLNVSVASGVCLYEARRQRIATGS from the coding sequence ATGAAGAGCAAGATGATTTTCGGCTTTCACGCCGTCACGGCGCGTTTGCGCCATGAAGCCTCTTCGGTAGAAGAAATTTATATTGACGCGGGTCGTCATGATCAGCGTATGAAGGATTTGATACGTGCAGCAGAAGGCGCCAAGGTACGCATCATTCCAGCTGACGATGCACGTCTGAGTAGCATCGTTGGTACGCGTCGCCATCAAGGTGTGGTGGCCAAGGCTGGCGAATTGTCGCTGGCACGTAACCTGGATGAATTGCTGGATGCTATTGATGGTCCACCTTTACTGTTGGTGCTGGATGGCATTACCGATCCGCATAATCTCGGTGCATGCTTGCGTGTAGCCGATGGTGCTGGTGCACATGCTGTGATCGCACCTAAAGACCGTGCAGTCGGTTTAAACGCGACGGCGGCTAAAGTTGCCAGCGGTGCGGCTGATACCGTTCCCTACATCACAGTAACGAATCTGGCACGCACGCTGCGTGAACTCAAAGAGCGCGACATCATGTTGATCGGTACCACCGATGATTCAGAAAAAGGTCTGTACGAAGCTGATTTCTCCGGTCCAGCCGCACTGATCATGGGTTCTGAAGGTGAGGGCATGCGTCGCCTGACGCGCGAAACATGCGATGTGTTGGTCGGCATCCCAATGTTCGGCTCGGTGGAAAGCCTGAACGTATCCGTGGCTTCTGGCGTTTGCCTGTACGAAGCCCGCAGACAGCGGATCGCTACCGGTTCATAG
- a CDS encoding phosphoribosyltransferase, whose translation MPESSDKDLWVTWDEYHHAIERLVLLVHESGWKFDQVLCLARGGLRPGDVFSRIFDVPLAILSTSSYREEAGTEQGILDIAKHITMSRGSLGGKVLLLDDLVDSGVTLEKVQRHLSEQFHAVTEVKSAVIWYKACSSVKPDFYLDYLPSNPWIHQPFEDYDGLRPHQLAAWLKRGNVE comes from the coding sequence ATGCCAGAATCAAGCGATAAGGATTTATGGGTTACATGGGATGAATATCACCATGCAATCGAACGTTTGGTTTTGCTCGTGCATGAGTCCGGCTGGAAGTTTGATCAGGTATTGTGTCTGGCCCGCGGCGGCCTACGTCCTGGCGATGTGTTCTCGCGTATTTTCGATGTGCCCTTGGCGATTTTATCGACTAGTTCATATCGGGAAGAAGCGGGCACAGAGCAAGGCATACTCGACATTGCCAAACACATCACAATGAGTCGCGGATCGCTGGGGGGCAAAGTATTGCTGCTCGACGATCTGGTTGATTCCGGCGTGACGCTGGAAAAAGTGCAACGCCATCTTTCCGAGCAATTCCATGCGGTGACAGAAGTAAAGTCTGCCGTCATCTGGTACAAAGCTTGCTCATCAGTTAAGCCGGATTTCTATCTCGACTATTTACCTAGCAATCCGTGGATACATCAACCGTTTGAAGATTACGACGGCTTGCGTCCGCACCAATTGGCTGCATGGTTAAAACGAGGTAATGTGGAATAA
- the hflX gene encoding GTPase HflX: MRAVLVGLDFGKGDFAASLEELSLLSRSAGADPIMTITGKRSSPDAALFVGSGKANEIADAIVDHELDIVIFNHALSPAQQRNLERHLKVRVVDRTSLILDIFAQRAQSHEGKVQVELAQLQHLATRLIRGWTHLERQKGGIGLRGPGETQLETDRRLLGDRVKALRAKLEKLHKQRATQRRARGRNNAFSVSLVGYTNAGKSTLFNAVAKTKVLAADQLFATLDTTSRRIYLGEAGNVVISDTVGFIRELPHQLVAAFRATLEETIHADLLLHVVDGASPVRMEQIEQVNMVLREIGADHIPQILVWNKIDAAGLEPALERDEYDKIRRVFISAQTGSGLDLLREAIAECAKERAAGFEDVSLVASDDVKI; the protein is encoded by the coding sequence ATGCGCGCAGTACTGGTAGGCCTTGATTTTGGCAAAGGCGATTTCGCTGCAAGCCTAGAAGAACTTTCCCTTCTTTCCAGATCGGCCGGTGCCGATCCGATCATGACGATCACAGGCAAGCGTTCCAGTCCGGACGCGGCCTTGTTTGTCGGGTCGGGCAAAGCAAATGAAATCGCTGATGCGATTGTTGATCATGAGCTTGATATTGTTATTTTCAATCATGCCTTGTCGCCGGCGCAGCAGCGTAACCTTGAGCGTCACCTGAAAGTGCGTGTAGTTGATCGCACCAGCTTGATTCTGGATATCTTCGCTCAGCGTGCACAAAGCCATGAAGGTAAGGTTCAAGTTGAATTGGCACAGTTGCAACATCTTGCAACGCGCCTGATACGCGGTTGGACTCACTTGGAACGGCAAAAGGGTGGTATCGGTTTGCGCGGCCCGGGTGAAACGCAGTTGGAAACAGATCGTCGTTTGCTGGGTGATCGCGTTAAGGCTTTACGTGCCAAGCTGGAAAAATTACACAAGCAACGTGCAACACAACGCCGTGCTCGTGGTCGCAATAATGCATTTTCTGTTTCCTTGGTTGGTTATACCAATGCAGGGAAATCGACCTTGTTTAATGCGGTAGCCAAGACCAAGGTATTGGCAGCTGATCAGTTATTTGCGACATTAGATACTACCTCGCGTCGCATTTATCTGGGTGAAGCCGGTAATGTGGTGATTTCGGATACGGTAGGTTTCATTCGTGAGTTACCGCATCAACTGGTGGCAGCATTTCGTGCCACCTTGGAAGAGACAATTCATGCTGACTTGCTATTGCATGTTGTCGATGGTGCCAGTCCGGTTCGTATGGAGCAGATCGAGCAGGTAAATATGGTGTTGCGTGAAATTGGCGCAGATCATATCCCGCAAATTCTGGTTTGGAACAAGATTGATGCCGCCGGTCTGGAACCTGCTTTAGAGCGTGATGAATATGATAAAATTCGTCGTGTTTTTATAAGTGCCCAGACTGGAAGTGGATTGGATCTATTGCGTGAAGCAATAGCCGAATGCGCAAAAGAGCGCGCCGCTGGATTTGAAGATGTGTCATTAGTTGCATCTGACGACGTCAAGATATAA
- the rnr gene encoding ribonuclease R yields MSQFSYTIPSREEILGILRTATGSHDASTLATALGVKPDEMDGLMRRLNAMERDGQIKPDRAGNYQLAHSSNFIEGRVSSHRDGFGFLIPDDASADIFLPEKEMQKVLHGDRVQARIIGTDRRGRPEGTIVEVVSRANSHVIGRLLNENGVWVVAPEDKRIGQDIMLAGSPGKAKTGQVVSVELTEQPSRFSQPVGKIVEVLGDIDDPGMEIEIAVRKYGVPHEFSEAAKKAAAKLPSEVRAVDLHDRVDLRDVPLVTIDGEDARDFDDAVYCEPCKIGRADGFRLIVAIADVSNYVKPNEALDVDALERSTSVYFPRRVIPMLPEKLSNGLCSLNPGVDRLTLVCDAVITTKGEIKAYQFYPAVIHSAARLTYTEVAAILGNTKGTEAAKRPALVPHLLNLYGVYQALLQARHARGAIDFETTETYIVCNEVGKIEQILPRTRNEAHKLIEECMLAANVCAADLLERHKHHSLYRVHALPTKEKLNQVRTFLKQVGLNLGGGDKPTASDYAELMPKIKTRPDALLLQTMLLRSMQQAVYSPENIGHFGLSYEAYAHFTSPIRRYPDLLTHRAIKAILQGKRYEPRGIDTSVLNTMLSPAARKKHAQDKAEGKQKAEGDLAIWEALGIHCSANERRADEASRDVEAWLKCYFIRDKLGEEFTGVISGVATFGIFVQLDSLFIEGMVHVTELGADHFKFDEARHELRGERTGIRYQLTDRVTVQVSRVDLDARKIDLRLVTEPGIRTVLKNEARRADSEHQRSQKTEKKGAAKTTSAAAVPGKKAKAKRTPATPNKQRAPAVHPKPSKKKR; encoded by the coding sequence TTGAGCCAATTCTCTTATACCATTCCCAGCCGCGAGGAAATTCTCGGCATCTTACGTACGGCCACCGGTTCGCACGACGCATCAACACTAGCTACTGCTCTCGGCGTAAAGCCTGATGAGATGGACGGCCTGATGCGCCGCTTGAACGCGATGGAGCGCGATGGGCAGATCAAGCCCGACCGCGCCGGCAATTATCAACTTGCCCATTCTTCCAATTTTATTGAAGGCCGCGTCAGCAGTCATCGCGACGGTTTCGGCTTTCTGATTCCAGACGACGCCAGCGCTGATATCTTTTTGCCTGAAAAAGAAATGCAAAAAGTATTGCATGGTGATCGCGTGCAAGCGCGCATCATCGGTACGGATCGCCGTGGTCGTCCAGAAGGCACCATTGTTGAAGTGGTCTCGCGTGCGAATAGTCATGTGATCGGCCGCCTGCTGAATGAAAACGGCGTCTGGGTAGTTGCGCCTGAAGACAAGCGCATCGGTCAAGACATCATGCTGGCTGGTTCGCCAGGCAAGGCAAAGACAGGGCAGGTCGTCAGTGTTGAGTTGACTGAGCAGCCTTCGCGTTTTAGTCAGCCTGTCGGAAAAATTGTTGAAGTCCTGGGTGACATCGACGATCCTGGCATGGAAATCGAAATCGCAGTACGCAAGTACGGTGTGCCACATGAATTTTCTGAGGCGGCGAAAAAAGCTGCCGCCAAACTGCCGAGTGAAGTGCGCGCAGTTGATCTGCATGATCGCGTTGATTTGCGCGATGTGCCGCTGGTTACTATTGATGGCGAAGATGCGCGTGACTTTGATGATGCGGTTTATTGCGAGCCATGCAAAATTGGTCGTGCGGATGGTTTCCGTCTGATCGTTGCGATTGCCGACGTCAGCAATTATGTGAAGCCGAACGAAGCGCTGGATGTTGATGCACTGGAACGTAGTACTTCGGTGTATTTCCCGCGTCGCGTGATTCCTATGCTGCCGGAAAAATTGTCTAACGGTTTGTGTTCGTTGAATCCAGGCGTTGATCGTTTGACTTTGGTGTGTGATGCAGTGATTACGACCAAAGGCGAAATCAAGGCTTATCAATTTTATCCAGCAGTAATTCACTCCGCTGCGCGTCTGACCTATACAGAAGTTGCTGCGATTCTCGGCAATACCAAAGGTACAGAAGCGGCGAAGCGTCCGGCCTTGGTGCCGCATCTACTGAATCTGTATGGCGTTTATCAAGCCTTATTGCAAGCACGCCATGCGCGCGGTGCGATTGACTTTGAAACGACTGAAACTTATATCGTTTGCAATGAAGTCGGCAAGATTGAACAAATTCTGCCGCGCACTCGTAACGAAGCGCATAAGCTGATTGAAGAGTGCATGTTGGCCGCCAACGTTTGCGCAGCTGATTTGCTGGAGCGTCACAAGCATCACAGCTTGTATCGTGTGCATGCCTTGCCGACCAAGGAAAAACTGAATCAGGTACGTACCTTCCTGAAACAAGTTGGTTTGAATCTGGGCGGTGGGGATAAGCCAACTGCATCTGATTATGCAGAGCTGATGCCGAAGATCAAGACGCGTCCCGATGCTTTGTTGTTGCAAACGATGTTGTTGCGCTCGATGCAACAAGCTGTCTACAGCCCTGAGAATATCGGTCACTTTGGTTTGTCGTATGAAGCTTATGCGCATTTCACCAGTCCAATTCGCCGTTATCCGGATTTGCTGACGCATCGTGCCATCAAGGCGATCTTGCAAGGCAAACGTTATGAGCCGAGAGGCATCGATACCAGCGTGCTGAATACGATGCTGTCGCCTGCCGCGCGCAAGAAGCATGCGCAAGACAAAGCTGAGGGCAAACAGAAGGCAGAAGGCGATCTGGCGATCTGGGAAGCCTTGGGCATACATTGCTCGGCAAATGAGCGCCGTGCTGATGAAGCATCGCGTGACGTTGAAGCCTGGCTCAAGTGTTATTTCATCCGTGACAAGCTGGGCGAAGAATTCACTGGTGTGATTTCCGGCGTTGCAACCTTCGGTATTTTCGTGCAGCTGGATTCTCTGTTCATCGAGGGTATGGTCCACGTTACTGAGTTGGGTGCGGATCACTTCAAATTCGATGAGGCGCGTCACGAGCTGCGTGGCGAACGCACCGGCATACGCTACCAACTGACAGATCGCGTGACGGTGCAGGTCAGCCGCGTCGATCTGGATGCACGTAAAATTGATTTGCGTCTCGTGACAGAGCCGGGCATTCGTACAGTATTGAAGAACGAAGCACGTCGCGCTGATAGCGAACATCAACGTAGCCAAAAAACAGAGAAGAAAGGTGCAGCAAAGACAACGTCTGCTGCAGCCGTTCCTGGCAAGAAAGCGAAAGCCAAACGTACACCGGCTACGCCTAACAAACAGCGTGCACCAGCCGTGCACCCTAAACCAAGTAAGAAGAAGCGATAA
- a CDS encoding adenylosuccinate synthase — MSTKSMAKNVVVVGTQWGDEGKGKIVDWLTDHSQGVVRFQGGHNAGHTLVIGGHKTALQLIPSGIMREGVACYIGNGVVLSVPDVLREIDKLHAIGVEVPSRLKISEACPIILPYHTALDVAREVARGDAKIGTTGKGIGPAYEDKVARRAIRAADLLNEKRFAEKLAENLDYHNFVLANYLKVATVDYQKTLDDALADVPRLKPMVGDVSSALYAAHNAGANLLFEGAQGSLLDVDHGTYPYVTSSNCVAGNASTGSGVGPGMLHYILGITKAYTTRVGSGPFPSELPTDTGVGKHLATVGHEFGTVTGRARRCGWFDAALLKRSVQINGVTGMCFTKLDVLDGLETLRICTGYKLNGKTVDIFPVGAEDAAACEPIYEEMPGWKETTVGAKTLEALPANARAYIDRIEKLVGVPIDMISTGPDREETIVLRHPFK; from the coding sequence ATGTCAACAAAAAGCATGGCAAAAAACGTTGTAGTAGTCGGTACCCAATGGGGCGATGAAGGCAAAGGCAAGATCGTCGATTGGCTGACAGATCATTCACAAGGTGTAGTGCGCTTCCAAGGCGGTCACAACGCTGGCCACACACTGGTGATCGGCGGTCATAAAACCGCACTGCAATTGATCCCATCCGGCATCATGCGCGAAGGCGTCGCGTGCTATATCGGTAACGGCGTTGTTTTGTCGGTACCTGATGTATTGCGTGAAATCGACAAGCTGCATGCGATTGGCGTTGAAGTTCCTTCGCGTCTGAAAATTTCAGAAGCTTGTCCTATCATTTTGCCGTACCACACCGCACTGGATGTGGCGCGTGAAGTAGCGCGTGGCGATGCAAAAATCGGTACGACCGGTAAAGGTATCGGCCCAGCTTACGAAGATAAAGTTGCACGTCGTGCGATTCGTGCTGCTGACTTGCTGAACGAAAAACGCTTCGCAGAAAAACTGGCGGAAAACCTCGATTATCACAACTTCGTGTTGGCGAATTATCTGAAGGTCGCGACTGTTGATTATCAAAAAACCTTGGATGATGCACTGGCCGATGTGCCACGTCTGAAACCTATGGTTGGCGACGTATCGAGTGCTTTGTATGCAGCTCACAATGCAGGTGCAAACCTCTTGTTTGAAGGCGCGCAAGGCAGTTTGCTAGACGTCGATCACGGTACGTATCCATACGTCACTTCCAGTAACTGCGTAGCAGGCAATGCCTCCACCGGTTCTGGCGTCGGCCCAGGCATGTTGCATTACATCCTCGGTATTACCAAGGCATACACAACACGCGTAGGCTCGGGTCCTTTCCCATCGGAATTGCCTACAGATACAGGCGTAGGTAAACATCTGGCAACAGTTGGTCATGAGTTCGGTACAGTTACCGGCCGTGCACGTCGCTGTGGTTGGTTCGATGCAGCCTTGTTGAAGCGTTCGGTACAGATTAATGGCGTAACCGGTATGTGCTTTACCAAACTGGACGTACTGGATGGTTTGGAAACGCTGCGTATTTGCACCGGCTACAAACTCAATGGCAAAACTGTTGATATCTTCCCGGTTGGTGCGGAAGATGCAGCAGCATGCGAACCTATCTACGAAGAAATGCCAGGCTGGAAAGAAACAACAGTTGGCGCGAAAACGTTGGAAGCTTTGCCTGCGAATGCGCGTGCCTACATTGATCGCATTGAAAAATTGGTCGGTGTACCTATCGATATGATTTCGACCGGTCCTGACCGCGAAGAAACAATCGTATTGCGTCATCCATTCAAGTAA
- the hflC gene encoding protease modulator HflC, with the protein MNRLISYVIVAVIAVVALSSTLFVVDQRQYAIVFALGEVKSVISEPGLHFKLPPPFQNVVFLDKRILTLDTPDADRFITAEKKNILVDAFVKWRIVDPRLYFVSFSGDERSAQNRMAQIVKASLNDEITKRTVREVISGERGKVMDGIQKKVTEEAKQIGVEIVDVRLKRVDYVEQINASVFDRMKSERARVANELRSTGAAESEKIRADADRQRTVILAEAYRDAEQIRGEGDAKASQIYAQAFGQSPEFYKFYRSLEAYRASFKTRNDMLVIDPNSEFFKYFKNPGASGAAAKK; encoded by the coding sequence ATGAATCGCCTTATTTCTTATGTCATCGTTGCGGTGATTGCGGTTGTGGCCTTGTCCTCGACCTTGTTTGTGGTTGATCAGCGTCAGTACGCAATCGTGTTTGCTTTGGGTGAAGTGAAAAGCGTCATCAGCGAACCTGGCTTGCATTTCAAATTGCCGCCACCGTTCCAGAACGTCGTCTTTTTGGATAAACGTATCCTGACGTTGGATACACCTGATGCAGATCGCTTTATTACTGCAGAGAAGAAAAACATTCTGGTCGATGCGTTTGTTAAATGGCGCATTGTTGATCCACGTTTGTACTTCGTCAGCTTTAGTGGCGACGAGCGTAGTGCGCAAAATCGTATGGCGCAAATCGTCAAGGCATCACTGAATGACGAAATTACCAAGCGCACTGTGCGGGAAGTGATTTCCGGTGAGCGCGGCAAGGTGATGGACGGCATTCAGAAAAAAGTAACTGAAGAAGCTAAGCAAATCGGTGTCGAGATTGTTGATGTCCGTCTGAAGCGCGTCGATTATGTAGAGCAAATCAATGCATCGGTTTTCGATCGGATGAAATCGGAGCGTGCACGTGTTGCGAATGAATTGCGTTCGACCGGTGCTGCGGAATCTGAAAAAATTCGTGCAGATGCAGATAGACAGCGCACCGTGATTTTGGCGGAAGCTTATCGTGATGCAGAGCAGATTCGCGGTGAGGGCGATGCCAAAGCATCGCAGATTTATGCGCAGGCTTTTGGACAAAGTCCCGAGTTCTACAAGTTCTATCGTAGCCTTGAGGCATATCGCGCCAGCTTTAAAACGCGTAACGACATGCTTGTGATTGATCCTAATTCTGAGTTCTTTAAATATTTCAAGAACCCAGGAGCGAGTGGAGCTGCCGCGAAGAAATAA
- a CDS encoding ATP phosphoribosyltransferase regulatory subunit has product MPNWLLPENIADVLPSEARKIEELRRVILDNFHLYGYELVMPPMLEYLDSLLAGAGHDMDLRTFKLVDQLSGRTLGLRADMTTQVARIDAHLLNRASVTRLCYSGSVLHTRPNGLHATREPLQIGAEIYGHAGLEADAEIQELALASLALAGFTHVRLDLCHVGVLRAIIENDINAQKDEGALYTFLRAKDVPALEEITASYDAESRRALLALPSLYGDATVLDRARKELPALPGITKALDELAALVKLAGEASVTIDLADLGGYQYESGAMFAIYVPGLPNAVARGGRYDHVGEAFGRARPATGFSMDLRELARLLPVAERKRAIRAPWGREPLLRTKIVALRKAGEVVIQSLPGYENDQDEFECDRVLVLEDGNWIIKNLG; this is encoded by the coding sequence ATGCCAAATTGGCTATTGCCTGAAAATATTGCTGATGTTTTGCCGTCTGAAGCGCGCAAAATTGAAGAACTGCGTCGCGTCATTCTCGACAACTTCCACCTGTACGGGTACGAACTTGTGATGCCGCCAATGCTGGAGTATCTCGATTCATTATTGGCCGGCGCCGGGCATGACATGGATTTACGTACCTTCAAGTTAGTCGATCAGTTATCTGGTCGCACCTTGGGCTTACGTGCAGATATGACAACGCAAGTAGCGCGTATCGATGCGCATTTGCTTAATCGTGCCTCAGTGACACGTCTTTGCTATTCCGGCAGCGTATTGCATACGCGCCCAAATGGTTTGCATGCGACACGCGAGCCTTTGCAGATTGGAGCTGAAATATACGGTCACGCCGGGCTGGAAGCGGATGCAGAAATCCAGGAGTTGGCGCTGGCTTCTCTGGCTTTGGCTGGTTTTACGCATGTGCGCTTGGATTTATGTCACGTTGGCGTGTTGCGCGCCATTATCGAAAATGACATAAACGCGCAAAAAGACGAGGGCGCACTGTATACTTTCTTGCGAGCGAAAGATGTTCCTGCGCTGGAAGAGATTACAGCTTCGTACGACGCGGAATCGCGCCGTGCCTTGCTCGCTTTGCCTAGCTTGTACGGCGATGCAACAGTACTTGACCGTGCACGCAAAGAGTTGCCGGCATTGCCTGGTATCACCAAAGCACTGGATGAGTTGGCTGCACTGGTCAAGCTGGCCGGTGAGGCGAGTGTGACTATCGATCTGGCGGATCTTGGTGGATACCAATACGAGAGCGGAGCGATGTTTGCGATCTACGTACCGGGCTTGCCGAATGCGGTGGCACGCGGTGGTCGTTATGATCACGTTGGTGAAGCATTCGGTCGCGCACGTCCGGCCACTGGTTTTTCTATGGATTTACGCGAACTGGCGCGCTTGTTGCCAGTCGCAGAACGCAAACGTGCGATTCGTGCGCCTTGGGGCCGCGAACCATTGTTGCGTACAAAAATTGTCGCATTGCGCAAAGCAGGGGAAGTTGTGATTCAAAGCTTGCCCGGCTACGAAAACGATCAGGACGAGTTTGAGTGCGATCGCGTACTCGTACTTGAAGATGGCAACTGGATTATCAAAAATTTAGGTTAA
- the hfq gene encoding RNA chaperone Hfq, which yields MTNKGQLLQDPFLNALRKEHVPVSIYLVNGIKLQGHIESFDQYVVLLRNTVTQMVYKHAISTVVPARAVNLSLESEAE from the coding sequence ATGACCAACAAAGGGCAACTGTTACAAGACCCATTCCTCAATGCTTTACGCAAAGAGCATGTTCCCGTTTCGATTTATCTCGTTAACGGCATCAAACTCCAAGGTCATATCGAATCCTTTGATCAATACGTGGTTTTATTGCGTAATACCGTCACGCAGATGGTTTATAAACACGCAATTTCGACCGTCGTTCCTGCACGTGCCGTGAACCTGAGCCTTGAATCAGAAGCTGAATAA
- the hflK gene encoding FtsH protease activity modulator HflK has protein sequence MLVSLLKKIGLKFSLNDPRWGRGSDDNNKNQNQDGKRPNDGPPDLDQLWRDFNQRLSNLFGNKKTGGGGNGGGDSGGGMNFKPDMKGAGIGAAVIAAIVAFLWLVSGFFIVQEGQTGVVMTFGKFSHMTPAGFNWRWPAPIQSHEIVNVSQVRTVEVGYRGNVKNKQQQESLMLTEDENIIDIQFAVQYTLKNASDWIFNNREHEEMVKQVAETAMREVVGRSKMDFVLYEGREKIAFDSSQLMQQIADRYKSGVQITNVTMQGVQPPEQVQAAFDDAVKAGQDRERQKNEGQAYANDVIPRARGAASRLMQESEAYRSSVTANAQGEASRFKQVLVEYQKAPAVTRDRMYLETMQKIFSSTTKVMVDSKGSNNLLYLPLDKLIAQTAAPASAASDVAAIRPPASSVPPPDTTALEAQESRARESRNSRDREVR, from the coding sequence ATGCTTGTTTCCCTACTCAAAAAAATTGGTTTGAAGTTCTCGCTCAATGACCCTCGTTGGGGTCGTGGTTCTGATGATAACAACAAGAACCAGAATCAAGACGGCAAACGGCCGAATGATGGTCCGCCTGATTTGGACCAACTATGGCGCGATTTTAATCAACGCTTGAGCAACCTGTTCGGTAATAAAAAAACCGGCGGTGGCGGCAATGGCGGCGGTGATTCTGGTGGCGGCATGAACTTCAAGCCGGACATGAAGGGTGCCGGTATCGGTGCCGCGGTAATCGCAGCCATCGTGGCATTTTTGTGGCTGGTCAGCGGCTTCTTCATCGTGCAAGAAGGTCAGACCGGCGTGGTCATGACTTTTGGTAAATTCAGCCATATGACGCCTGCCGGTTTTAACTGGCGCTGGCCTGCGCCGATTCAAAGTCACGAGATTGTGAACGTTTCACAAGTCCGTACGGTTGAAGTCGGTTATCGCGGCAACGTCAAGAACAAACAGCAGCAAGAATCGCTGATGCTGACTGAAGATGAAAACATCATCGATATTCAGTTTGCTGTGCAGTACACATTGAAAAATGCATCCGATTGGATATTTAATAATCGTGAGCATGAAGAAATGGTCAAGCAAGTCGCGGAAACCGCAATGCGCGAAGTCGTTGGTCGCAGCAAGATGGATTTCGTGTTGTATGAAGGTCGCGAAAAAATTGCATTCGATAGTAGCCAGTTGATGCAGCAAATCGCTGATCGTTATAAATCCGGCGTACAGATTACCAACGTCACGATGCAGGGCGTACAACCGCCAGAACAAGTGCAAGCGGCATTCGATGATGCGGTTAAAGCAGGACAAGATCGCGAACGTCAAAAGAATGAAGGCCAGGCTTACGCAAACGATGTGATTCCTCGCGCACGTGGTGCAGCATCGCGTCTGATGCAAGAGTCGGAAGCATATCGTTCAAGTGTTACTGCGAATGCGCAGGGTGAGGCTTCGCGCTTCAAGCAAGTATTGGTTGAATATCAAAAAGCGCCTGCAGTGACGAGAGATCGTATGTATCTCGAAACGATGCAGAAAATTTTCTCAAGCACTACTAAGGTCATGGTCGATTCAAAAGGTAGTAACAACCTGCTTTATTTGCCGTTAGATAAATTGATTGCTCAAACTGCTGCGCCAGCTTCGGCGGCTAGCGATGTCGCAGCGATCAGACCGCCTGCATCGTCTGTGCCACCACCGGACACGACGGCATTAGAGGCGCAGGAGTCTCGTGCGCGTGAGAGCCGTAATTCACGTGATCGGGAGGTACGATAA
- the cysE gene encoding serine O-acetyltransferase, translated as MFSRIREDIANIIARDPAARNEWEVITCYPGFHAVVMQRWANWFWLHDLKWLGRFTSHIARWLTGIEIHPGAKIGRRVFIDHGFGVVIGETAEVGDDCTIYQGVTLGGTSLSKGAKRHPTLGTGVIIGAGAQVLGGFTVGEGAKVGSNAVVVREVPAGATAVGNPARIILKDNARDEAAARMFAAYGVTPNGDDPLSKALHGLIDNAATQEHQIEKILAALKCAGIDCETLITTEKFDPEELNKLVE; from the coding sequence ATGTTTAGTCGTATTCGAGAAGATATAGCCAATATCATTGCCCGCGATCCCGCTGCGCGCAATGAATGGGAAGTTATTACCTGCTACCCAGGGTTTCACGCTGTTGTCATGCAACGCTGGGCCAACTGGTTCTGGCTGCATGACCTCAAGTGGCTGGGGCGGTTTACCTCGCATATTGCACGCTGGTTGACCGGTATTGAAATTCATCCAGGTGCAAAGATCGGGCGTCGTGTATTCATTGACCATGGTTTTGGTGTGGTGATTGGTGAAACCGCAGAAGTTGGCGACGACTGCACGATCTATCAAGGCGTCACGCTGGGTGGTACCTCCTTGAGTAAAGGCGCGAAGCGCCATCCAACTTTAGGCACTGGTGTGATCATCGGTGCTGGTGCGCAAGTGCTGGGTGGTTTTACCGTTGGCGAAGGTGCCAAGGTTGGCTCGAACGCCGTGGTGGTACGTGAAGTGCCTGCAGGTGCGACGGCAGTTGGTAATCCGGCACGGATTATCTTGAAGGATAATGCCCGTGATGAAGCGGCCGCACGCATGTTTGCTGCTTATGGTGTGACACCTAACGGTGATGATCCTTTGTCCAAGGCCTTGCACGGCTTGATCGATAATGCGGCGACGCAGGAACATCAGATCGAAAAAATACTGGCCGCTTTGAAATGTGCTGGAATCGATTGCGAAACCTTGATTACCACAGAAAAATTTGATCCCGAAGAGCTGAATAAGCTGGTCGAGTAA